A window from Cryobacterium sp. PAMC25264 encodes these proteins:
- a CDS encoding SDR family NAD(P)-dependent oxidoreductase: protein MTRTVSGARVLITGAGMGMGRLYAERAVAEGARAVILWDRDAASLSSTAAILTERAGGATQIAPYVVDISDLGAIAQTAQRVRTEVGNPDIVINNAGIVRGSFFWEHDNGDDTRATMQVNALAPMYITREFLPAMMRNPYRESRIVNIASAAGMLSTPRMSVYAASKAAVIAWSDSLRLELQQQGFDHVRVSTIAPSYISTGMFDGARGPLFTPIMTPEHVVDRVWRAMLAGTPQLLMPWTVGLSKKVRGVLPLAAWDVVAGRVFGVYRSMDTFVGRR from the coding sequence ATGACACGAACCGTTTCCGGAGCCCGGGTACTGATCACAGGTGCAGGCATGGGCATGGGCCGCCTGTACGCCGAACGGGCCGTCGCCGAGGGCGCCCGGGCCGTGATCCTGTGGGACCGGGACGCCGCGAGCCTCTCCAGTACCGCCGCGATCCTCACCGAACGCGCCGGCGGAGCCACCCAGATCGCGCCGTACGTCGTGGACATCTCCGATCTGGGCGCGATCGCGCAGACCGCGCAGCGGGTGCGCACCGAGGTGGGTAACCCCGACATCGTGATCAACAACGCCGGTATCGTGCGTGGTTCCTTCTTCTGGGAGCACGACAACGGCGATGACACCCGTGCCACCATGCAGGTGAATGCGCTCGCGCCGATGTACATCACCCGCGAGTTCCTGCCCGCCATGATGCGCAACCCCTACCGCGAGTCCCGCATCGTCAACATCGCCTCCGCCGCCGGCATGCTCTCCACCCCGCGCATGAGCGTCTACGCGGCGTCGAAGGCGGCCGTGATCGCCTGGAGCGACTCCCTGCGCCTCGAGCTCCAGCAGCAGGGCTTCGACCACGTGCGCGTGAGCACCATCGCGCCCAGCTACATCTCCACGGGCATGTTCGATGGTGCCCGCGGCCCGTTGTTCACGCCCATCATGACCCCGGAGCACGTGGTGGACCGGGTGTGGCGGGCGATGCTCGCCGGGACGCCGCAGCTCTTGATGCCGTGGACGGTGGGCCTGTCCAAGAAGGTGCGCGGCGTGCTGCCGCTGGCCGCCTGGGACGTCGTGGCGGGCCGGGTCTTCGGCGTGTACCGG
- a CDS encoding triacylglycerol lipase, translating to MTSRMPPQGRLRGISRNAGSWLLDYRYAAIGQVRAALSRTRPDDFGTGDTTPVLILPGIYESWHFMRPLIDVLHEAGHPVHVVTLLQSNRRPIVESARIVAEHLCRQDLHDVVIVAHSKGGLIGKYLMSQLDPEARVTRMVAVSTPFSGSRYARYMPTPSLRDFAAKHPALLALSADERMNARVVSIFGRFDPHIPEGSSLPGAENVRIDTGGHFRILSHPETQRRVLAAVGRA from the coding sequence ATGACCTCCCGGATGCCGCCCCAGGGCCGGCTGCGCGGGATCTCCCGCAACGCTGGATCCTGGCTGCTCGACTACAGGTACGCCGCGATCGGTCAGGTGCGGGCGGCCCTTTCCCGCACCCGGCCCGACGACTTCGGCACGGGAGACACGACGCCGGTGCTGATCCTGCCCGGGATCTACGAGAGCTGGCATTTCATGCGCCCGCTGATCGACGTGCTGCACGAAGCCGGGCATCCGGTACACGTGGTGACGCTGCTGCAGAGCAATCGGCGGCCGATCGTGGAGTCGGCGCGCATCGTGGCCGAGCACCTATGCCGGCAGGACCTGCACGATGTGGTGATCGTCGCTCACAGCAAGGGCGGCCTGATCGGCAAGTACCTGATGAGCCAGCTGGATCCCGAGGCACGGGTGACGCGGATGGTGGCGGTGAGCACCCCGTTCTCAGGGTCGCGGTATGCCCGGTACATGCCCACGCCCAGCCTGCGTGACTTCGCGGCGAAGCACCCAGCGCTGCTCGCACTCTCAGCGGACGAACGGATGAACGCGCGCGTGGTGTCGATCTTCGGCCGGTTCGATCCGCACATCCCGGAGGGCAGCTCTCTGCCGGGCGCCGAGAACGTCCGCATCGACACGGGCGGCCACTTCCGCATCCTGAGCCACCCCGAAACGCAGCGGCGCGTGCTCGCCGCCGTCGGCCGCGCGTAG
- the acs gene encoding acetate--CoA ligase, producing the protein MPNPDTSTGASIGARVDTGTDTSTTHTPASRAATADWTDTSATIRNLSTEHRRYPAPATFAAQANVDASWYDKAAADPVAFWTEQANRLDWAEPWHTDHSWQPTTPDAEGVLSVPRAEWFAGGTLNVAVNCVDRHVAAGRGDKVAFHFEGEPGDRRTLSYADLEKEVARAANALTDLGIEKGDRVVVYLPVIPETIIITLAVARIGAIHSLVFGGFSAEALRFRVEDTGAKLLVTTDGQFRRGKAVPVKQAADEAVAGVDSIEHVLVVRRTGDLTPGIPWTTGRDVWWHDTVDTASDTHEPEFFDAETPLFIIYTSGTTGKPKGLVHTSGGYLTHASWSHWAVFDAKEDDVHWCTADLAWVTAHSYVHYGPLSNGTTSVIYEGTPNTPHPGRHFEIIERYGVTTYYTAPTLIRTFMTWFPDGLPAEHDLSSIRLLGSVGEAINPEAWVWFRENIGAGEAPIVDTWWQSETGAAVMAPLPGVSTLKPGSALRALPGLSTLVVDDAGQPVSHGTGGYLVLAGTWPGMARTVWGNPERYRDSYWARFAKQGYFFSGDGAKYDDDGDIWLLGRVDDVINVSGHRLSTIEIESALVSHPAVGESGVVGVADETTGEGIAAFVIPAVAPATDDPEAWLALAAELAPQLRAHITHEIGAVAKPRDVFLVPDLPKTRSGKIMRRLLGDIVDGRPLGDVTSLQDDTVPGRIQAIVRTTRT; encoded by the coding sequence ATGCCGAACCCCGACACCAGTACCGGTGCCAGCATCGGCGCCCGCGTCGACACCGGCACGGACACCAGCACCACGCACACCCCGGCTAGCCGAGCCGCCACCGCAGACTGGACCGACACCAGCGCCACGATCCGCAACCTCTCCACCGAACACCGCCGTTACCCGGCCCCGGCCACCTTCGCCGCCCAGGCCAACGTCGACGCGTCCTGGTACGACAAAGCCGCGGCAGACCCGGTCGCCTTCTGGACCGAGCAGGCCAACCGGCTCGACTGGGCCGAACCCTGGCACACCGACCACAGCTGGCAGCCCACCACTCCGGATGCCGAAGGGGTGCTGAGCGTGCCGCGCGCGGAGTGGTTCGCCGGCGGCACGCTCAACGTGGCGGTGAACTGCGTCGACCGGCACGTGGCCGCAGGCCGCGGCGACAAGGTCGCATTCCACTTCGAGGGCGAACCGGGCGATCGGCGCACCCTCAGCTACGCCGATCTCGAGAAGGAGGTCGCCCGGGCCGCGAACGCGCTCACCGACCTCGGCATCGAGAAGGGCGACCGGGTGGTCGTCTACCTCCCGGTGATCCCCGAGACCATCATCATCACCCTTGCGGTCGCCCGCATCGGCGCCATCCACTCGCTCGTGTTCGGCGGCTTCTCCGCCGAGGCGCTGCGCTTTCGTGTCGAGGACACCGGCGCCAAGCTACTCGTCACCACCGACGGCCAGTTCCGCCGCGGCAAGGCCGTGCCCGTCAAGCAGGCCGCCGACGAGGCCGTGGCCGGCGTGGACTCGATCGAGCATGTGCTCGTGGTGCGCCGCACGGGAGACCTCACCCCGGGCATCCCCTGGACCACCGGGCGCGACGTGTGGTGGCACGACACCGTCGACACGGCATCCGACACCCACGAGCCGGAGTTCTTCGACGCCGAGACACCGCTCTTCATCATCTACACCTCCGGCACCACGGGAAAGCCCAAGGGCCTGGTGCACACCAGCGGCGGCTACCTCACCCACGCGTCCTGGAGCCACTGGGCCGTGTTCGACGCCAAGGAGGACGACGTGCACTGGTGCACCGCCGACCTGGCCTGGGTCACCGCGCACAGCTACGTTCACTACGGGCCGCTCTCCAACGGCACCACTTCGGTGATCTACGAGGGCACTCCCAACACCCCCCACCCCGGCCGGCACTTCGAGATCATCGAGCGCTACGGTGTCACCACCTATTACACGGCGCCCACTCTCATCCGCACCTTCATGACCTGGTTCCCTGACGGCCTGCCGGCGGAGCACGACCTGTCCAGCATCCGCCTGCTCGGCTCGGTCGGCGAGGCGATCAACCCCGAGGCCTGGGTGTGGTTCCGGGAGAACATCGGTGCGGGCGAGGCTCCGATCGTGGACACCTGGTGGCAGTCGGAGACCGGCGCGGCCGTGATGGCGCCGCTGCCCGGGGTGAGCACCCTCAAACCCGGCTCAGCCCTGCGCGCCCTGCCCGGGCTGAGCACCCTGGTGGTGGATGACGCGGGCCAGCCTGTTTCGCACGGCACCGGCGGCTACCTGGTGCTGGCCGGCACCTGGCCGGGCATGGCCCGCACGGTGTGGGGTAACCCGGAGCGCTACCGCGACTCCTACTGGGCCCGGTTCGCGAAGCAGGGCTACTTCTTCTCGGGCGACGGCGCCAAGTATGACGACGACGGCGACATCTGGCTTCTCGGCCGGGTCGACGACGTGATCAACGTCTCCGGCCACCGGCTCTCCACCATCGAGATCGAGTCGGCGCTGGTCTCGCACCCGGCCGTCGGCGAGTCCGGCGTGGTGGGCGTCGCCGACGAGACGACCGGCGAGGGCATCGCCGCGTTCGTGATCCCCGCGGTGGCCCCGGCCACGGATGACCCGGAGGCCTGGCTGGCCCTGGCCGCCGAGCTGGCCCCGCAGCTGCGGGCGCACATCACCCACGAGATCGGCGCGGTGGCCAAACCCCGGGACGTGTTCCTGGTGCCGGATCTGCCCAAGACCCGCTCGGGTAAGATCATGCGCCGGCTGCTCGGCGACATCGTGGACGGCCGCCCTCTCGGCGATGTCACCTCGTTGCAGGACGACACCGTGCCCGGCCGCATCCAGGCCATCGTGCGAACCACCCGCACCTAG
- a CDS encoding alpha/beta fold hydrolase, with protein sequence MQLPVSGETVSVASTPGPGTTDAPVFVLVHGIGMSHRYLERLHQELAGAGAVHSVDLPGFGRSPKPEDGVSIEQYADYLGELLPTLSGGPVVLVGHSMGAQFVTETAVRHPALVSHLVLIGGVTDPARGSVLLQALDLARDTFKEPASGTVIVLGDYLRCGPRWYLATLRPMLAYRTDLRLREVSAPTLVIRGQDDPVSRHDWGVHLAAAAPLGRLLELPGRHLVQFSGAAATAAGIREHAGAPARGGVPADHTVDHAVDEPVAP encoded by the coding sequence GTGCAGTTGCCGGTCTCCGGCGAAACCGTCTCCGTGGCCTCCACTCCCGGCCCGGGCACGACGGATGCGCCGGTGTTCGTGCTCGTGCACGGGATCGGCATGTCCCACCGATACCTCGAGCGGCTGCACCAGGAGCTCGCCGGCGCCGGCGCCGTGCACTCGGTGGACCTGCCCGGCTTCGGCCGGTCGCCCAAACCGGAGGACGGCGTCTCGATCGAGCAGTACGCCGACTACCTCGGCGAACTGCTGCCGACGCTCAGCGGCGGCCCCGTCGTGTTGGTCGGTCATTCGATGGGCGCCCAGTTCGTGACCGAGACGGCCGTGCGGCACCCGGCGCTGGTGTCTCACCTGGTGCTGATCGGCGGCGTCACCGACCCGGCCCGCGGGTCGGTGCTGCTGCAGGCCCTCGACCTGGCCCGGGACACCTTCAAGGAACCCGCCAGCGGCACGGTCATCGTGTTGGGCGACTACCTGCGCTGTGGTCCGCGCTGGTATCTGGCCACGCTTCGGCCGATGCTCGCCTACCGCACCGACCTGCGGCTGCGGGAGGTGTCCGCTCCCACCCTGGTGATCCGCGGGCAGGACGACCCGGTGTCGCGGCACGACTGGGGTGTGCATCTCGCGGCCGCGGCCCCGCTGGGCCGCCTGCTGGAGCTGCCGGGCCGGCATCTGGTGCAGTTCAGCGGCGCTGCCGCCACGGCCGCCGGCATTCGCGAGCACGCCGGGGCGCCGGCGCGGGGCGGGGTGCCGGCCGACCACACGGTCGACCACGCTGTCGACGAACCGGTCGCGCCATGA
- a CDS encoding aliphatic sulfonate ABC transporter substrate-binding protein: protein MKKRFTATALIATAAASALLLTGCVAGENQASAGSATTDDDGAIVTEGGTLNIDFATYNPLSLVIKEKGWLEDALADQDITVNWVQSAGSNKANEALRANAIDVGSTAGSAALLARSNGSPIQVIDIYSQPEWSALVVPEGSDITSVEDLKGKQIAATKGTDPYFFLLQSLEEAGLSPEDVTVQNLQHADGWAALQNGSVDAWAGLDPIMAGAEAAGAKLVYRNVDFNSYGFLNATESFITEKPDVAQTVVDVYEHARDWALTHEDETAQILSDVAGLDLAVATKVITERSNLDVDNVPGEAQLTVLTTIGPIFVETGDVLEQKQVDDALDTIINDTFATKADPTIVE from the coding sequence ATGAAGAAACGCTTCACAGCCACCGCCCTCATCGCCACCGCCGCTGCCTCCGCGCTACTGCTCACGGGCTGCGTCGCCGGCGAGAACCAGGCCTCCGCCGGGTCGGCCACCACCGACGACGACGGCGCCATCGTCACCGAGGGCGGCACCCTCAACATCGACTTCGCCACCTACAACCCGCTCAGCCTGGTGATCAAGGAGAAGGGCTGGCTCGAAGACGCCCTCGCCGACCAGGACATCACCGTCAACTGGGTGCAGTCCGCGGGCTCCAACAAGGCCAACGAGGCCCTGCGCGCCAACGCCATCGACGTCGGCTCCACCGCCGGATCCGCGGCCCTCCTCGCCCGCTCCAACGGCTCCCCCATCCAGGTGATCGACATCTACTCGCAGCCCGAGTGGTCCGCACTCGTCGTTCCGGAGGGTTCGGACATCACGTCGGTCGAAGACCTCAAGGGCAAGCAGATCGCGGCCACCAAGGGCACCGATCCCTACTTCTTCCTCCTGCAGTCCCTCGAGGAGGCCGGACTCAGCCCTGAGGACGTCACCGTGCAGAATCTGCAGCACGCCGACGGCTGGGCAGCCCTGCAGAACGGCTCCGTCGACGCCTGGGCCGGACTCGACCCGATCATGGCCGGCGCCGAAGCCGCCGGAGCCAAGCTGGTTTACCGCAATGTCGACTTCAACAGCTACGGCTTCCTCAACGCCACCGAGTCCTTCATCACCGAGAAGCCGGATGTTGCCCAGACCGTCGTCGACGTCTACGAGCACGCCCGGGACTGGGCCCTCACCCACGAGGACGAGACGGCCCAGATCCTCTCCGACGTGGCCGGTCTCGACCTCGCCGTCGCCACCAAGGTCATCACCGAGCGCTCCAACCTCGACGTCGACAACGTCCCCGGCGAGGCGCAGCTCACGGTGCTCACCACCATCGGCCCGATCTTCGTCGAGACCGGCGACGTTCTCGAACAGAAGCAGGTCGACGACGCCCTCGACACGATCATCAACGACACCTTCGCCACGAAGGCCGACCCGACGATCGTCGAGTAG
- a CDS encoding ABC transporter ATP-binding protein, whose protein sequence is MSASPATRTTGRPVLGTAGGERPARVSRPAGTDAAFAVEFSGLGRSFPTAAARGRRPAAPAVPRPVLRDVTLSVRPGEVLAILGTSGCGKSTLLRIIGGLDSPSAGSVRIDGSPVTDFDTRCAVGFQEPRLLPWRTVAANVALGLPRGTAREAGQARVAELLDLVGLSAFAGHRPAAISGGMAQRASLARALARNPGVLLLDEPFGALDALTRLKMQDLLLEVHAAAPTTVLLVTHDVDEALQLADRIILLGQEPAGTDAAIPGATIVQELTVPGRRPRDRGSAELAELRGRLLAGLGIDRHGDTRGVPAGTTIPHFPY, encoded by the coding sequence ATGTCCGCCAGCCCCGCAACGCGCACCACCGGCCGCCCGGTCCTGGGCACCGCCGGGGGCGAACGGCCCGCGCGCGTCAGCCGGCCGGCCGGAACCGACGCGGCCTTCGCCGTGGAGTTCAGCGGTCTGGGCCGCTCGTTCCCCACCGCGGCGGCACGTGGCCGGCGTCCGGCCGCCCCGGCCGTGCCGCGCCCGGTGCTGCGTGACGTGACGCTCTCGGTACGGCCCGGCGAGGTCCTCGCCATCCTCGGCACCAGCGGCTGCGGCAAGTCCACCCTGCTGCGCATCATTGGCGGGCTGGACTCCCCCAGCGCCGGGTCCGTGCGCATCGACGGGTCTCCCGTCACCGACTTCGATACCCGCTGCGCCGTGGGTTTTCAGGAGCCCCGCCTGCTGCCCTGGCGCACCGTGGCGGCCAATGTGGCCCTCGGCCTCCCGCGCGGCACCGCCCGCGAGGCCGGCCAGGCCCGCGTCGCCGAGCTCCTGGACCTGGTGGGGCTGTCGGCGTTCGCCGGCCACCGCCCCGCCGCCATCAGCGGTGGCATGGCCCAGCGCGCCTCGCTCGCCCGCGCCCTGGCCCGCAACCCCGGTGTGCTCCTGCTCGACGAACCGTTCGGGGCCCTGGATGCCCTCACCCGGCTCAAGATGCAGGACCTGCTGCTCGAGGTGCACGCCGCCGCCCCCACCACGGTGCTGCTCGTCACCCACGACGTCGACGAGGCGCTGCAGCTGGCCGACCGTATCATCCTGCTCGGTCAGGAGCCGGCCGGGACGGATGCCGCCATCCCCGGCGCCACGATCGTGCAGGAGCTCACCGTTCCCGGCCGGCGCCCCCGCGACCGAGGTTCGGCGGAACTCGCCGAGCTGCGCGGCCGTCTGCTCGCGGGCCTGGGCATCGACCGGCACGGCGACACCCGCGGAGTGCCCGCCGGAACCACCATCCCGCACTTCCCCTACTGA
- a CDS encoding LLM class F420-dependent oxidoreductase: MRFGLFIPQGWRHDLVDIDPAEQWAAMSGLAAHADAGAWESIWVYDHFHTVPVPSEQATHEAWTLMSAFAATTSRVRLGQMCTCMSYRNPAYLAKVASTIDIISGGRVEMGIGAGWYEHEWRAYGYGFPRAGERLARLDEGVQIMQQAWTTGTATLDGEHYQVDGAIVRPLPLQEGGIPIWIAGGGEKVTLRIAAQYANYTNFDGSPEGFSHKSDLLREHCATLGTDFDAIVRSANYNTVIASTEAEVADRLDAIQDRVTPYLGAEGAADFMAEYRSGTAQAVGTPEQVVERLNGMKARGLGYAIHYFPEAAYDRSGIELFEREVMPALL, translated from the coding sequence ATGCGATTCGGACTCTTCATTCCCCAGGGCTGGCGTCACGACCTGGTCGACATCGACCCGGCTGAACAGTGGGCTGCCATGAGCGGCCTCGCCGCGCACGCGGATGCTGGCGCCTGGGAATCCATCTGGGTGTACGACCACTTCCATACCGTTCCGGTGCCGAGCGAGCAGGCCACCCACGAGGCGTGGACGCTGATGAGCGCCTTTGCCGCCACCACCAGCCGGGTGCGGTTGGGCCAGATGTGCACCTGCATGAGCTACCGCAACCCCGCCTACCTGGCCAAGGTTGCGTCCACGATCGACATCATCTCCGGCGGCCGCGTCGAGATGGGCATCGGCGCCGGCTGGTACGAGCACGAGTGGCGCGCTTACGGCTACGGCTTCCCCCGCGCCGGCGAACGCCTCGCCCGTCTCGACGAGGGCGTGCAGATCATGCAACAGGCCTGGACCACGGGCACCGCCACCCTGGACGGCGAGCACTACCAGGTGGACGGCGCCATCGTGCGCCCGCTCCCGCTGCAAGAGGGCGGCATCCCGATCTGGATCGCCGGGGGCGGCGAGAAGGTCACGCTGCGCATCGCCGCCCAGTACGCGAACTACACTAACTTCGACGGCTCCCCCGAGGGCTTCAGCCACAAGAGCGACCTGCTGCGCGAGCACTGCGCCACGCTCGGCACCGACTTCGACGCCATCGTGCGCTCGGCCAACTACAACACCGTCATCGCGTCGACCGAGGCCGAGGTCGCCGACCGGCTCGACGCCATCCAGGATCGCGTCACGCCGTACCTGGGCGCGGAAGGCGCGGCCGATTTCATGGCCGAGTACCGCAGCGGCACCGCGCAGGCCGTGGGCACGCCCGAGCAGGTCGTGGAGCGGCTGAACGGCATGAAGGCGCGCGGGCTCGGCTACGCCATCCACTACTTCCCCGAGGCGGCCTACGACCGTTCCGGCATCGAACTCTTCGAGCGCGAGGTCATGCCCGCCCTGCTCTAG
- a CDS encoding diacylglycerol kinase family protein: protein MSSPTDAPTDAPADVPAPSPAADAAGVAAVVYNPIKVDLEAIKRVVATAEAQAGWGETLWFETSKEDPGQGAAKQALDAGATVVIAAGGDGTVRAVAEVVHGSSAALALLPSGTGNLLARNLNLTLDNLEHSIATAFTGVDRPIDIGRIDIRHADNSVSKHAFLVMAGLGLDAKMLASTNDELKARIGWLAYVGAIITALRDKNQLRMKYSLDGGSTKSVRAHTMIVGNTGLLTANVLLLPEAVIDDGQFEIVMLRPEGFLSWVQILVKVLWENGVLRRTPIGRRMMSKEVDALNYVKGTEVVVKLSHPEEIELDGDGFGTVSAFKARVDAGGLRVRVPRE, encoded by the coding sequence ATGTCATCACCCACCGACGCCCCCACCGACGCCCCGGCCGACGTGCCCGCGCCGTCGCCCGCTGCGGATGCCGCCGGCGTGGCTGCCGTGGTCTACAACCCCATCAAGGTCGACCTCGAGGCCATCAAGCGTGTCGTCGCGACCGCGGAGGCCCAGGCCGGCTGGGGAGAGACGCTCTGGTTCGAGACCTCGAAGGAAGACCCGGGCCAGGGTGCCGCCAAGCAGGCCCTCGACGCCGGGGCGACGGTGGTGATCGCGGCGGGCGGCGACGGCACAGTGCGGGCCGTGGCCGAGGTCGTGCACGGGAGCAGTGCAGCCCTGGCCCTGTTGCCGTCGGGCACGGGCAACCTGCTGGCGCGTAACCTCAACCTCACCCTCGACAACCTCGAGCACTCGATCGCCACGGCGTTCACCGGGGTCGACCGCCCGATCGACATCGGCCGGATCGACATCCGGCACGCCGACAACAGCGTCTCCAAGCACGCGTTCCTCGTGATGGCCGGGCTGGGCTTGGACGCCAAGATGCTCGCCAGCACCAACGACGAGCTCAAGGCCCGCATCGGCTGGCTGGCCTATGTGGGCGCGATCATCACGGCGCTCCGCGACAAGAACCAGTTGCGCATGAAGTACAGCCTTGACGGCGGCAGCACCAAGTCGGTGCGCGCGCACACCATGATCGTGGGCAACACCGGGCTGCTCACCGCGAATGTTCTGCTGCTGCCCGAGGCCGTGATCGACGATGGCCAGTTCGAGATCGTGATGCTCCGCCCGGAGGGTTTCCTCAGCTGGGTGCAGATCCTGGTAAAGGTGCTCTGGGAGAACGGGGTGCTGCGGCGCACCCCGATCGGCCGCCGGATGATGTCCAAAGAGGTCGATGCCCTCAACTATGTGAAGGGCACCGAGGTGGTCGTCAAGCTCAGCCACCCCGAGGAGATCGAGCTCGACGGCGACGGCTTCGGCACGGTGTCGGCGTTCAAGGCCCGGGTGGATGCCGGCGGGCTGCGGGTGCGGGTACCCCGGGAGTGA
- a CDS encoding ABC transporter permease translates to MTETLTPGTAPTVRRPLTSRRSARIVGGLLLPALVLLAWQLSSTLGLITVSQLPSPAMVWVATVDLFERGELTLYVAISTQRVLIGFAAGATLGLIAGSLVGLSRAADILFAPTLGAIRAVPSLAWVPLLIIWLKYGEESKIVLVAIGAFFPVYTTVALALRHVDRQLVEAGRAFGLRGVKLFAAVQLPAVIPSVISGFRLALAQAWLFLVAAELLGASMGLGFLLSDSGTNGRIDRILLAIILLALLGKLTDAILGVFEKYAIKKWA, encoded by the coding sequence ATGACCGAGACCCTGACCCCGGGCACGGCGCCAACCGTGCGGCGTCCGTTGACCTCCCGACGGAGTGCGCGCATCGTGGGTGGCCTGCTGCTGCCGGCGCTAGTCCTTCTCGCCTGGCAGCTCAGCAGCACCCTCGGCTTGATCACCGTCTCCCAGCTCCCGTCCCCGGCCATGGTCTGGGTCGCCACCGTCGATCTCTTCGAGCGCGGTGAACTCACGCTCTATGTCGCCATCTCCACGCAGCGCGTGCTGATCGGGTTCGCCGCGGGTGCGACCCTAGGCCTCATCGCGGGCTCACTCGTAGGGCTCTCCCGCGCGGCCGATATCCTTTTCGCGCCCACCCTGGGCGCCATCCGCGCGGTGCCCTCCTTGGCCTGGGTTCCGCTGCTGATCATCTGGCTCAAGTACGGCGAAGAATCCAAGATCGTGCTGGTGGCCATCGGCGCCTTCTTCCCCGTCTACACGACGGTGGCCCTGGCGCTTCGGCATGTGGACCGGCAGTTGGTTGAGGCCGGCCGAGCCTTCGGGCTACGCGGCGTGAAGCTCTTCGCCGCTGTGCAATTGCCCGCCGTGATCCCCTCGGTGATCTCCGGTTTCCGCCTCGCGCTAGCTCAGGCGTGGCTGTTCCTCGTCGCCGCCGAGCTCCTCGGCGCGTCGATGGGGCTGGGCTTCCTCCTGTCAGACTCGGGTACAAACGGCCGCATCGACCGCATCCTGCTCGCCATCATCCTGCTCGCCCTGCTCGGCAAGCTCACCGACGCCATCCTGGGCGTGTTCGAGAAGTACGCCATCAAGAAGTGGGCCTGA
- a CDS encoding signal peptidase II, giving the protein MTSASSTPPPARTRSRRASRLAWPAFGIALLVIILDQASKWWAEAALGDGQTIPVIGDLIRFVLVYNPGAAFSIGSDFTWVFALLAAAAVVFIARLTWQVQSRGWMVALGLLLGGATTHLGDRLFREPGFARGHVVDFIGYGNLFIGNVADIAIFAGAVMLLVLTVTGVRIRPESVDAAPAAPESPEQPRDATTKPE; this is encoded by the coding sequence GTGACTTCTGCCTCCTCGACTCCGCCGCCGGCCCGCACCCGCTCGCGGCGGGCATCCCGGCTGGCGTGGCCTGCCTTCGGTATCGCCCTGCTCGTGATCATCCTCGACCAGGCCAGCAAGTGGTGGGCCGAGGCAGCGCTCGGCGACGGGCAGACCATTCCCGTGATCGGCGACCTGATCCGCTTCGTGCTGGTTTACAACCCGGGCGCCGCGTTCTCGATCGGCTCCGACTTCACCTGGGTGTTCGCGCTGCTCGCCGCGGCCGCCGTGGTGTTCATCGCCCGGCTCACCTGGCAGGTTCAGTCCCGCGGCTGGATGGTCGCACTCGGCCTGCTGCTCGGCGGCGCCACGACTCACCTGGGCGACCGGCTCTTCCGCGAACCGGGCTTCGCCCGAGGCCATGTGGTGGACTTCATCGGCTACGGCAACCTCTTCATCGGCAATGTCGCCGACATCGCGATCTTCGCCGGCGCCGTCATGCTCCTGGTGCTCACCGTGACGGGCGTGCGCATCCGCCCCGAATCTGTCGACGCCGCCCCTGCTGCCCCGGAGAGCCCCGAGCAGCCTCGCGACGCGACGACCAAACCCGAATAG